The window GTAGGTGCGCTGGCCGGGCTTTTCCGTGATCTGCACTTCCTCCGCCTCGCCCGCGGCCAGGCGCACCAGAATCCCATCCATTATCCGGCGCGACTTCTCGTTGTGGCAGTCGAACAGGCTCGTACCCTCCAGCTCGTGCCCACCCTTGAAGAAGTCCTTGGCCGCCCGGTTGAGCAGAAGCACCTTGTGGTCCGTGCCGGTGATCACCACCGGGTCCGGGTGGCTGTCGAAAAACGCTTCCAGCAGGCCAAGCCTGTCCATCCCGCCGCCTTTCTCCTGTCCCGAACCGCTTCAGCTCCACGGCTCCATGATCACCTTGATCGACTCGCCCGGGTTGGCCACCAGGTCGAACCCGTACTGGATTTCGCTCAGGGGCAGACGGTGGGTGACGAGTCGCGCCACATCCACCCGCCGGGCGCGGATCAGCTCCAGGGCCAGCGCGGCGTCATACGGGCTGTTGGCATAACTGGGCATCACCCGGATCGAGTTGCGCCAGAACTCGTTGGCCGGGATGGGTATCTCCACGCCCGGGTCGGTGGTGGCGAAACAGAGCACCGTGCCGCCGCGGTCCACACTCCCCAGGCCCTGCTTGAACGCGCTCAGGGCCGCGGCGCAGACAACCACCAGGTCGCAGCCGTGGCCGTCGTTGAGCTGGCGCACCCGCGCGGGCACGTCCTCCCGGGCGTCCAATACATGATCCGCCCCGAACTCGGCCGCCTTGGCCTTGCGGTAGTCGCTGATGTCCGTGGCGATGATCCGTCCCGCGCCCTGGGCCTTGGCCAGCATGATATGCATCAGGCCCGAGATGCCGCTGCCGATCACCAGCACGCTCTGTCCCGGCTGGAACCCGGCCGTGCGCTGGCCGCGCACCACGCAGGCCAGCGGCTCGATGAACGCGCCCTCCTCCCAGCTTACGCTGTCGGGAAGCAGAAGGGTGCCGCGGTCCACGTTGATCGCCGGGGCGCGCAGGTACTGGGCGAACCCGCCGGGGAAGAAATTCGTGGTGTGCAGGGTCTCGCAGACCGTGTGGTTGCCGGCCAGACAGTAGCGGCAGGTGTTGCAGGGTATGTGGTGCTCGACGAACACCCGGTCGCCCGGCTTGTAGCGTTTGACCGTCTCGCCCGTCTCCACCACCAGGCCCGCTATCTCGTGGCCCAGCACCAGCGGGGCTTTCTTGATCCGGTACCACTCCAGGACATCGCTGCCGCAGATACCGCTGGCCATGACCTTGACCAGCAGCTCATCCGGCCCGATCGCGGGCACGGGCAGCTCCTGAAGGCGGACATCCCGGTTGTTGTAGTACATCCCCACGCGCATGGGAGTGCCGGCCAGGCTCATCATTTCTCCTTTTTGCAATTGCACTTTTTGGCAGGAGCCTTGCTCTCCTCGGCCACCAGCTCCTGGAAAAGCTGGTTCGCCTCCCTGGGCTTGGCGTTGCCGTGGATCACGGCGTTGAGGGCGCGGATCACCGGCACCGGGTGGGCGTTCTTCCAGACATTGCGGCCCAGGTTGACCCCGATCGCACCTTTCTGGATCCCGTCATACACGAACTCGAACACCTCCAGCTCGGTCTCGCAGGCCGGTCCGCCGGCGATCACCACCGGCACCGGGCAGCCGCCGGTCACCTTGTCGAAATCCTTGCACCAGTAAGTCTTGACCACGCTGGCGCCCAGCTCGGCGCAGATACGGCTGGCCAGGGCCAGGTAGCGGGCGTCGCGCTTGTCCAACTCCTTGCCCACCGCGGTCACGGCCATCACCGGGATGCAGTAGTCTGCGCAGAGGTTCACCATCTCGGTCAGGTTGCCCAGGGTCTGGCCCTCCCACTGCGTGCCCACGAACACCGACACGCCCACGGCAGAAACGTTCAGCCGAAGGATTTCCTCGATGGAGGTGGTCAATATCTCATCCTCCAGGCCCGGGCCGACCACACTGGTGCCGCCAGAAACCCGCAGGATGATCGGTATCTGGATCGAGGCCGGCACGCAGGCGCGCAGCACCCCGCGGGTGCAAAACAGGGCATCCGAGTAGGGCACGAGCGGGCGGATCGTCTCGCCCGGCTGCTCCAGGCAGGTGGTGGGACCCTGGAAATAGCCGTGGTCGATGGGCAGGAAGAAACAGCGGCCATCCGCCGGGATCAGGCGGCTCAGGCGGTTTTGCAGTCCCCAGTCCATATTTAAAGCCTCCGGTAAATAATTATTGAAAATTTCCTTCGGGCGATTTGCAAAGTGTTATTCTGCTTTGGTTTCGGCCAAAGCAGCAAAGCCAGCGGGGGCCGCGAACTCGTCCCAGCCACGTCAGTCTTTCAACCTGTAGCGTCACCGAAACGTCGATTCCGCTACCGCGTTGCAGCGGCGGCGCTGGCGCGAATCGCCGCCGAACCGCAGAGCACCTTCAGGCTTGGCCGTTTCGCCCCCCAACTTCACGCTACCCGTGGTGCAGGCTCAGACAGGCGCGGCCCCCAAAGGCAGAACTGCGGCGGCCTGACAGCCGCAAGCGGGTTTACCCTCCTGGGATGTCAGGCGGTGTCGTAGGGGCGAACCTTGTGTTCGCCCGTAAAGCTGATATGCAAAAACCTAACCGGACATCCATGCCTCGGTCCCCCTTTACGAAAAGGGGAGGGATAATCGCGCCCCTGAGGTTCATGCGGGGCTTTCACCCCCGGCGCACGACCTCGTAGCCGTGCTGGATCAGCCAGTGATGGAACTCGTAGGTGCTGTGGATACACGCGCTCTGGCAGATCGAGCGGACTTGGTCGTAGCCTGCCGAACCCGCGGCCTGCTGGTCAAGAAGGACCTGCACCGGGCACTGGATGTCCTTGCAGTACTCCCGGCGCTGGTAGTCGATAAAACCCTCGATTGGCATGTTGGCGGCTCCTTACGGTTGAACGTCGCCGGACTGCGATTGCCGCATTCCGGCAGCGGGTGTTTCAGTCTTGCGCAGCTAAAAGATAGACCCACGCGCCTGGACAGTCAACAGGCATGCCGCCGGGTCGTGCTGTCTTCCGGTAGCCCCGCAAATGAATTCCTCACCATACGCCAAACCCCGGCTCACTATCCGGAGCTATGTTTATGCATCAGGCTGGATTACGTGTATTCAGA of the bacterium genome contains:
- a CDS encoding PAS domain-containing protein, with product MDRLGLLEAFFDSHPDPVVITGTDHKVLLLNRAAKDFFKGGHELEGTSLFDCHNEKSRRIMDGILVRLAAGEAEEVQITEKPGQRTYMRAIRDGEGKLLGYYERYTYFPDLVP
- a CDS encoding zinc-dependent dehydrogenase — translated: MSLAGTPMRVGMYYNNRDVRLQELPVPAIGPDELLVKVMASGICGSDVLEWYRIKKAPLVLGHEIAGLVVETGETVKRYKPGDRVFVEHHIPCNTCRYCLAGNHTVCETLHTTNFFPGGFAQYLRAPAINVDRGTLLLPDSVSWEEGAFIEPLACVVRGQRTAGFQPGQSVLVIGSGISGLMHIMLAKAQGAGRIIATDISDYRKAKAAEFGADHVLDAREDVPARVRQLNDGHGCDLVVVCAAALSAFKQGLGSVDRGGTVLCFATTDPGVEIPIPANEFWRNSIRVMPSYANSPYDAALALELIRARRVDVARLVTHRLPLSEIQYGFDLVANPGESIKVIMEPWS
- the lsrF gene encoding 3-hydroxy-5-phosphonooxypentane-2,4-dione thiolase, yielding MFNNYLPEALNMDWGLQNRLSRLIPADGRCFFLPIDHGYFQGPTTCLEQPGETIRPLVPYSDALFCTRGVLRACVPASIQIPIILRVSGGTSVVGPGLEDEILTTSIEEILRLNVSAVGVSVFVGTQWEGQTLGNLTEMVNLCADYCIPVMAVTAVGKELDKRDARYLALASRICAELGASVVKTYWCKDFDKVTGGCPVPVVIAGGPACETELEVFEFVYDGIQKGAIGVNLGRNVWKNAHPVPVIRALNAVIHGNAKPREANQLFQELVAEESKAPAKKCNCKKEK